One window of the Ramlibacter henchirensis genome contains the following:
- a CDS encoding 3-hydroxyanthranilate 3,4-dioxygenase: MALPNFPTLKQFMPQIDFQEIMDYLSSTNERRTWPLWQEDDCLAFIARGREYRSEFHLNPSFEMQYSLKGTLDLHWRDADNKVHISHVPEGNCLYQPPLVPHSPRFGPDAFQLVIERKRRPGEIDRFHWFCPKCDNFLHEEQFVVADYGADPVSRAYDRFWSNMDARTCKKCGTVMPDK, translated from the coding sequence ATGGCCCTCCCCAATTTCCCCACGCTCAAGCAGTTCATGCCGCAGATCGACTTCCAGGAGATCATGGACTACCTGAGCAGCACCAACGAGCGCCGCACCTGGCCCCTGTGGCAGGAGGACGATTGCCTGGCGTTCATCGCGCGCGGCCGCGAGTACCGCAGCGAGTTCCACCTGAACCCGAGCTTCGAGATGCAGTACTCGCTGAAGGGAACGCTCGACCTGCACTGGCGCGACGCCGACAACAAGGTGCACATCTCGCACGTGCCCGAGGGCAACTGCCTGTACCAGCCGCCGCTGGTGCCGCACTCGCCGAGGTTCGGTCCCGACGCCTTCCAGCTCGTCATCGAGCGCAAGCGCCGCCCCGGCGAGATCGACCGCTTCCACTGGTTCTGCCCCAAGTGCGACAACTTCCTGCACGAGGAGCAGTTCGTGGTGGCGGACTACGGCGCCGACCCGGTGTCGCGCGCCTATGACCGCTTCTGGAGCAACATGGACGCGCGCACCTGCAAGAAGTGCGGCACGGTGATGCCCGACAAATGA
- a CDS encoding DUF1028 domain-containing protein codes for MTFSITAHCRRTRRTGIAMATSSPAIGNRCVFVGRDGAVALQSMSDPRRGDFALQLLSAGHTARAVMRALLQDDYYASQRQIAVVDFDGHAEAHSGEKNIPWAGHRVGDGFVAMGNYIAGPQVIQALAEAFEDSAGQELEERLLLSLEAGRDAGGQEQGQTSAALRTHNADQGWSRCDLRVDVHEEPIRELRRIHDWYKPFVPYYEERTRTADMPKLRDYLASIGAEREFGKPVPVTWKSRRG; via the coding sequence ATGACATTCAGCATCACCGCCCATTGCCGCCGCACCCGCCGCACCGGCATCGCCATGGCCACGAGCTCGCCCGCGATCGGCAACCGCTGCGTCTTCGTCGGGCGTGACGGCGCCGTGGCGCTGCAGTCGATGTCGGACCCGCGCCGCGGCGATTTCGCGCTGCAGCTCCTCTCGGCGGGCCACACGGCGCGCGCCGTGATGCGCGCGTTGCTGCAGGACGATTACTACGCCTCGCAGCGGCAGATCGCGGTGGTCGACTTCGACGGGCATGCGGAGGCGCACAGCGGCGAGAAGAACATCCCCTGGGCCGGCCACCGGGTCGGCGACGGTTTCGTGGCCATGGGCAACTACATCGCGGGGCCGCAGGTGATACAGGCGCTGGCCGAGGCCTTCGAGGACAGCGCGGGCCAGGAGTTGGAAGAGCGTCTGCTGCTGTCGCTGGAAGCCGGCCGCGACGCGGGCGGCCAGGAGCAGGGCCAGACCTCGGCCGCGCTCCGCACCCACAACGCCGACCAGGGCTGGTCGCGTTGCGATCTCCGCGTGGACGTGCACGAGGAGCCCATCCGCGAGCTGCGCCGCATCCACGACTGGTACAAGCCCTTCGTGCCCTACTACGAGGAGCGCACGCGCACGGCCGACATGCCGAAGCTGCGCGATTACCTGGCTTCGATCGGCGCCGAGCGCGAGTTCGGCAAGCCGGTGCCCGTCACCTGGAAAAGCCGCCGGGGTTGA
- a CDS encoding S-(hydroxymethyl)glutathione dehydrogenase/class III alcohol dehydrogenase, producing the protein MKTRAAVAWQAGQPLTIEELDLEGPRAGEVLVEVKATGICHTDYYTLSGADPEGLFPAVLGHEGAGVVLEVGAGVTSLKPGDHVIPLYTPECRQCKFCLSRKTNLCQLIRGTQGKGLMPDGTSRFSLKGKPVLHYMGTSTFANHIVAPEIALAKIRPDAPFDKVCYIGCGVTTGVGAVIWTAKVEAGANVVVFGLGGIGLNVIQGARMVGADKIIGVDLNPGREAMARKFGMTHFLNPKDHPNIVDSIVQLTDGGADYSFECIGNTATMRQALECCHKGWGQSVIIGVAEAGKEIATRPFQLVTGRVWKGSAFGGARGRTDVPKIVDWYMEGRINIDDLITHKLKLEDINKGFELMKAGESIRSVVVY; encoded by the coding sequence ATGAAGACACGTGCCGCCGTGGCCTGGCAGGCGGGCCAGCCGTTGACGATCGAGGAGCTCGACCTGGAAGGCCCGCGGGCCGGCGAGGTGCTGGTCGAAGTCAAGGCCACGGGGATCTGCCACACGGACTACTACACGCTCTCGGGCGCGGATCCGGAGGGCCTGTTCCCGGCCGTGCTGGGCCACGAAGGCGCGGGCGTGGTGCTCGAGGTCGGCGCGGGCGTGACGTCGCTCAAGCCCGGCGACCACGTGATCCCGCTCTACACGCCCGAGTGCAGGCAGTGCAAGTTCTGCCTCTCGCGCAAGACCAACCTGTGCCAGCTGATCCGCGGCACGCAGGGCAAGGGCCTGATGCCTGACGGCACGTCGCGCTTCTCGCTCAAGGGCAAGCCGGTCCTGCACTACATGGGCACCTCGACCTTCGCCAACCACATCGTCGCGCCGGAGATCGCGCTGGCGAAGATCCGACCCGACGCGCCCTTCGACAAGGTCTGCTACATCGGCTGCGGCGTGACGACGGGCGTGGGCGCGGTGATCTGGACGGCCAAGGTGGAGGCGGGCGCGAACGTGGTCGTCTTCGGCCTTGGCGGCATCGGTTTGAACGTGATCCAGGGCGCGAGGATGGTGGGCGCGGACAAGATCATCGGCGTCGACCTCAACCCGGGGCGCGAGGCCATGGCGCGCAAGTTCGGTATGACGCACTTCCTCAACCCCAAGGACCATCCGAACATCGTCGACTCGATCGTGCAGCTCACCGACGGCGGCGCCGACTACAGCTTCGAATGCATCGGCAACACCGCCACCATGCGGCAGGCGCTGGAGTGCTGCCACAAGGGCTGGGGGCAGAGCGTCATCATCGGCGTGGCCGAGGCGGGCAAGGAGATCGCGACGCGTCCCTTCCAGCTGGTGACGGGGCGCGTGTGGAAGGGCTCGGCGTTCGGCGGCGCGCGCGGCCGCACCGATGTCCCGAAGATCGTCGACTGGTACATGGAAGGCAGGATCAACATCGACGACCTCATCACCCACAAGCTCAAGCTCGAGGACATCAACAAGGGCTTCGAGCTGATGAAGGCCGGCGAGTCGATCCGCTCCGTGGTGGTCTACTGA
- a CDS encoding Bug family tripartite tricarboxylate transporter substrate binding protein: protein MLSFLCRMVPALLLAASIVPSAVAQTAFPNKAVTIVVPFPPGGSMDALGRISAEKLSAVWGQPVLVDNRAGAGGLVGAQRVKGSPPDGYTLLLTNSALIQNVVGAAAANPPYDPIKDFEPVLHMTHAPVVFVVNPKLPVKNLQDFVELVKREPKKHSFGSGGVNQTLHLLGATFNEAAGLDMAHVPQKGDGPLLNDIIAGHVSGGFATIATAGPHIAGGTVRALGVVGPRSALLPDVPSFKELGYPQLDVVGWFGMFAPAGTPKPVVDRIAGDIASVLKMPDVAAKLRGMSLTPTALPPAEFGSIVKRDLGYWDTVVKKVGEK, encoded by the coding sequence ATGCTTTCCTTCCTCTGCCGCATGGTTCCCGCCCTCCTGCTGGCGGCGTCCATCGTTCCCTCGGCTGTCGCGCAGACCGCCTTCCCGAACAAGGCCGTCACCATCGTCGTGCCGTTCCCGCCGGGCGGCTCGATGGATGCGCTGGGCCGCATCTCGGCCGAGAAGCTCTCGGCGGTGTGGGGCCAGCCGGTCCTGGTCGACAACCGCGCGGGCGCGGGCGGCCTGGTCGGCGCGCAGCGGGTGAAGGGTTCGCCGCCCGACGGCTACACGCTGCTGCTGACCAACTCGGCGCTGATCCAGAACGTGGTGGGCGCGGCGGCCGCCAACCCGCCCTACGACCCGATCAAGGATTTCGAACCCGTCCTGCACATGACGCACGCTCCGGTGGTGTTCGTCGTCAATCCGAAGCTGCCGGTGAAGAACCTGCAGGACTTCGTGGAGCTGGTCAAGCGCGAGCCGAAGAAGCATTCCTTCGGCTCGGGCGGCGTCAACCAGACGCTGCACCTGCTGGGCGCCACCTTCAACGAAGCGGCCGGCCTGGACATGGCGCATGTGCCGCAGAAGGGCGACGGACCGCTGCTCAACGACATCATCGCCGGCCACGTGTCCGGCGGCTTCGCCACCATCGCCACCGCCGGGCCGCACATCGCGGGCGGCACCGTGCGCGCGCTCGGCGTCGTGGGCCCGCGTTCGGCCCTGCTGCCGGACGTGCCGAGCTTCAAGGAACTCGGCTACCCGCAGCTGGACGTGGTGGGCTGGTTCGGCATGTTCGCGCCCGCGGGCACGCCCAAGCCCGTCGTCGACAGGATCGCGGGCGACATCGCCAGCGTGCTGAAGATGCCCGACGTCGCCGCCAAGCTGCGCGGCATGTCGCTCACGCCGACGGCGCTGCCGCCGGCGGAATTCGGCAGCATCGTCAAGCGCGACCTCGGCTACTGGGACACGGTCGTGAAGAAGGTGGGCGAGAAGTGA
- a CDS encoding NAD(P)-dependent oxidoreductase, protein MAMNIGFIGLGVMGTPMATHLARAGHRLTLLDAKASVGQELARKLGGSAVAVATPREVAQRSDVIITMLPNGHVVQHVVLGDDGVIHGLRQGALVLDTSSCEPWLTEETAKALASRGGGMVDAPVSGAQWGAEEAKLVFIMGGSAEHVARIRPLLEVMGRAVFHLGDVGSGHAMKCINNCITAVTLANTAEGLVAGKRYGLDPKVMVDVLNESTGGSWITQTHFNQRVFNRAFDDPFKLELMLKDMGIAVELARETATPVPLWGLGQQLWRMANHAAGPGASVSELVRWVEKQTGTELTPGAQPRGG, encoded by the coding sequence ATGGCAATGAACATCGGCTTCATCGGCCTGGGCGTCATGGGCACGCCGATGGCCACGCACCTGGCCCGGGCGGGCCATCGGCTGACGCTGCTCGACGCAAAGGCTTCCGTGGGGCAGGAGTTGGCGCGAAAGCTGGGCGGCAGCGCCGTTGCGGTGGCCACACCGCGCGAGGTGGCGCAGCGCTCCGACGTGATCATCACCATGCTGCCCAATGGCCACGTGGTGCAGCACGTGGTGCTCGGCGATGACGGCGTGATCCACGGCCTGCGCCAGGGTGCGCTGGTGCTGGACACCTCCTCGTGCGAGCCCTGGTTGACCGAGGAGACCGCCAAGGCCCTCGCCTCCCGCGGCGGCGGAATGGTCGATGCGCCGGTCTCCGGTGCGCAGTGGGGCGCCGAGGAAGCCAAGCTGGTCTTCATAATGGGAGGCAGCGCGGAGCACGTGGCGCGCATCCGGCCCTTGCTGGAAGTGATGGGCCGGGCGGTGTTCCACCTCGGCGACGTCGGCAGCGGCCATGCGATGAAGTGCATCAACAACTGCATAACCGCCGTCACGCTGGCCAACACGGCCGAGGGCCTGGTCGCCGGCAAGCGCTATGGCCTGGATCCCAAGGTGATGGTGGATGTGCTGAACGAGTCCACCGGCGGATCGTGGATCACGCAGACGCATTTCAACCAGCGCGTGTTCAACCGGGCCTTTGACGACCCGTTCAAGCTGGAGCTGATGCTCAAGGACATGGGCATCGCGGTCGAACTGGCACGCGAGACCGCCACGCCCGTGCCGCTCTGGGGCCTGGGCCAGCAGCTCTGGCGCATGGCCAACCACGCCGCGGGGCCGGGCGCGAGCGTCAGTGAACTAGTGCGCTGGGTGGAGAAGCAGACCGGGACGGAGCTGACGCCGGGGGCGCAGCCGCGCGGCGGCTGA
- a CDS encoding amidohydrolase, with protein sequence MSLRADQVLLGNVLTLDGNGSRAEAVAIANGRVLATGTRQAMLELRGPHTAVSDFTGSTLVPGFNDAHAHMDTLGTRQLRPTLEGARSIAEVQDRIRVLARSTPRGEWIVTMPVGNPPYYFDAPATLAEGRLPNRHELDAAAPEHPVYILAPGGYWGEPPCHSAMNSLALQRNGITRDTVPSNPNTVIEKDERGEPLGTFVEKSYVNTLEADLLPAVPRFTYEQRRDGIRQAMDLYHRMGTTSIYEGHGSAPEVIAAYRELWERGDLTMRTAMVLSPRWRSLEDAAAAMRDWMPTMRGRGMGDAMFRVSGVFIAHGGDPCVARIQQRDLAYMGWSGYVQQVNSTEDFEALCMLAGEYDLRMHTIVSDKLAKVAPVMERVARRFPIGERRWVLEHISRSAPEELATVRRLGVATTLIPAQYVWKHGTPFLRFGEQEMDHLSPAKQLFEMGVPVAAGTDAVPYNPLFCLWSMVTRRERTTGRVMGEGGKVPPETALRILTQGGAYLTFEENEKGRLVAGQHADIAVLSADPLEVQPDALRDITCRATMVAGRWVHGAQ encoded by the coding sequence GTGAGCTTGCGCGCCGACCAGGTCCTGCTAGGCAACGTTCTCACGCTGGACGGCAACGGCTCGCGCGCCGAGGCGGTCGCGATCGCCAACGGCCGCGTGCTGGCCACCGGCACGCGCCAAGCCATGCTCGAGCTCCGCGGGCCGCACACCGCGGTGTCCGACTTCACTGGGTCGACGCTCGTCCCCGGCTTCAACGACGCGCACGCCCACATGGACACGCTGGGCACGCGCCAGCTGCGTCCCACCCTGGAGGGCGCGCGCAGCATCGCGGAAGTGCAGGACCGCATCCGCGTACTCGCGCGCAGCACGCCCAGGGGCGAGTGGATCGTCACGATGCCGGTGGGCAATCCGCCCTACTACTTCGACGCGCCGGCCACGCTGGCCGAAGGGCGGCTGCCCAACCGGCACGAGCTGGACGCCGCCGCGCCGGAGCACCCGGTCTACATCCTGGCGCCAGGCGGCTACTGGGGCGAGCCGCCCTGCCACTCGGCCATGAACTCGCTGGCCCTGCAGCGCAACGGCATCACCCGCGACACGGTGCCGTCGAACCCGAACACGGTGATCGAGAAGGACGAACGCGGCGAGCCGCTCGGCACCTTCGTCGAGAAGAGCTACGTCAACACGCTCGAGGCCGACCTGCTGCCCGCCGTGCCCCGCTTCACCTACGAGCAGCGCCGCGACGGCATCCGCCAGGCGATGGACCTGTACCACCGCATGGGCACGACGAGCATCTACGAGGGGCACGGCAGCGCGCCCGAGGTGATCGCGGCCTACCGCGAACTGTGGGAGCGCGGCGACCTCACGATGCGCACCGCCATGGTCCTCAGCCCGCGCTGGCGGTCGCTCGAAGACGCGGCCGCCGCGATGCGCGACTGGATGCCGACCATGCGCGGCCGCGGCATGGGCGACGCGATGTTCCGCGTCTCGGGCGTCTTCATCGCGCACGGCGGCGACCCGTGCGTGGCGCGCATCCAGCAGCGCGACCTGGCCTACATGGGCTGGTCGGGCTACGTGCAGCAGGTCAACTCCACCGAGGACTTCGAGGCACTGTGCATGCTGGCGGGCGAGTACGACCTGCGGATGCACACCATCGTGTCCGACAAGCTCGCGAAGGTCGCACCCGTGATGGAGCGTGTCGCGCGCCGTTTCCCGATCGGCGAGCGGCGCTGGGTGCTGGAGCACATCAGCCGCTCCGCGCCGGAAGAACTGGCCACCGTGAGGCGGCTCGGCGTCGCCACGACGCTGATCCCGGCGCAGTACGTGTGGAAGCACGGCACGCCGTTCCTGCGCTTCGGCGAACAGGAGATGGACCATCTCTCGCCCGCGAAACAGCTGTTCGAGATGGGCGTGCCGGTCGCGGCGGGCACCGATGCCGTGCCGTACAACCCGCTGTTCTGCCTGTGGTCGATGGTGACGCGGCGCGAACGCACGACCGGCCGCGTCATGGGCGAAGGCGGCAAGGTGCCGCCCGAAACCGCGCTGCGCATCCTGACGCAAGGCGGCGCCTATCTCACCTTCGAGGAGAACGAGAAGGGCCGGCTGGTCGCGGGCCAGCACGCCGACATTGCGGTGCTGTCGGCGGACCCGCTCGAAGTGCAGCCCGACGCATTGCGCGACATCACCTGCCGCGCCACGATGGTCGCCGGCCGCTGGGTGCACGGGGCGCAATGA
- a CDS encoding aldo/keto reductase: MSPPAGPQIGFSGGARSDMEYRAVGRSGLRASAIGIGCIPFGSVVDGPTAARIVDAALERGINYFDTSNSYGLGRSEECLGQALAGRREQAVIATKFGQRVGPGPHEAGASRLAIVQACEGSLKRLRTDHIDLYQLHWPDRSTPIEETLRALDDLVRAGKVRYIGASNLYEWELCEAVMTSRQRGWCEFVSTQEHYNLLYRDLEKRMEPFLLRHGIGLIPYFPLAGGLLAGAYTRSSAPAQGSRQALNPNTPAWQSARNFDVQEQLAAFARERGWTLAQLALGWLLSRPTVSTVIAGVDTVAQLQENLSALEVRFTEEDLVEIDRITLVDEDRTMAPVFRALEPERIHEFETLQAARRKGLNPGGFSR, translated from the coding sequence ATGAGTCCGCCGGCCGGCCCGCAGATCGGCTTCAGCGGCGGCGCGCGGTCGGACATGGAATACCGCGCTGTCGGCCGTTCCGGACTGCGCGCGTCGGCGATCGGCATCGGATGCATCCCGTTCGGCAGCGTGGTGGACGGACCCACCGCCGCGCGCATCGTGGATGCCGCCCTCGAGCGCGGCATCAACTACTTCGACACGTCCAACAGCTACGGCCTCGGCCGCTCGGAGGAGTGCCTGGGGCAGGCGCTGGCCGGCCGGCGCGAGCAGGCGGTGATCGCCACCAAGTTCGGCCAGCGCGTCGGGCCCGGGCCGCACGAGGCAGGGGCGTCGCGGCTGGCGATCGTCCAGGCCTGCGAGGGAAGCCTCAAGCGCCTGCGCACGGACCACATCGACCTTTACCAGCTGCACTGGCCGGACCGCTCGACGCCGATCGAGGAGACGCTGCGCGCGCTGGACGACCTCGTGCGCGCCGGCAAGGTGCGCTACATCGGCGCGTCGAACCTGTACGAGTGGGAGCTGTGCGAAGCCGTCATGACGTCGCGCCAGCGCGGCTGGTGCGAGTTCGTGAGCACGCAGGAGCACTACAACCTGCTGTACCGCGACCTCGAGAAACGCATGGAGCCGTTCCTGCTCAGGCATGGCATCGGGCTGATCCCGTACTTCCCCCTCGCGGGCGGCCTGCTGGCGGGGGCGTACACGCGTTCGTCCGCGCCCGCGCAAGGTTCGCGGCAGGCGCTCAACCCGAACACGCCGGCATGGCAGTCGGCTCGCAATTTCGATGTGCAGGAGCAACTCGCGGCTTTCGCGCGGGAGCGCGGCTGGACGCTCGCGCAGCTGGCGCTGGGCTGGCTGCTGTCGCGGCCGACCGTCTCGACGGTGATCGCGGGCGTGGACACGGTCGCGCAGCTGCAGGAGAACCTCTCGGCGCTGGAGGTCCGGTTCACGGAAGAGGACTTGGTCGAGATCGACCGCATCACGCTGGTCGACGAGGACCGCACGATGGCGCCCGTCTTCCGCGCGCTCGAGCCCGAACGGATCCACGAGTTCGAGACGCTGCAGGCGGCCCGCCGCAAGGGGCTCAACCCCGGCGGCTTTTCCAGGTGA
- a CDS encoding amidase, which produces MELAYASAVELARGLRERRYGSRELLELYLRRVETLDSKLNAVVARDFERARALADAADAALARGDVPGPLHGLPMTVKESFDVAGLPTTWGNPAHRNNIAAADAEAVRRLKAAGAVVFGKTNIPLMLADWQSFNEIHGATNNPWDLSRTPGGSSGGSAAALAAGLAGFEYGSDIGGSLRIPAHFCGVYAHKPSWGVVPPAGHWVSAGPRTDISVVGPMGRSAADLQLGLELTAGPDGADARAWKLELPPCPHTTPRGFRVAVLLDAAPAEVDGEVQAAVEAAARFLEREGAKVSWDARPDLDFDAVSRDATLLIRATTSGRMPPADYERFQQERAALDPADDRYPARFARGIAATHRDWLQANARRYAMQKAWERFFSDHDVLLCPAASTVAFKHDHSLPRHERLVPVNGRMLPSIDQVFWAGLAGIPYLPATVAPAGRSREGLPIGVQIIGRQYADLTCIALARMLELGFRGFEPPPFP; this is translated from the coding sequence ATGGAACTGGCCTACGCATCCGCCGTCGAGCTCGCGAGGGGCCTGCGCGAACGCCGCTACGGCAGCCGCGAGCTGCTGGAGCTGTACCTGCGGCGGGTCGAGACGCTCGACTCGAAACTCAACGCGGTGGTGGCGCGCGATTTCGAGCGCGCGCGCGCGCTCGCCGACGCGGCCGACGCGGCGCTCGCGCGCGGCGACGTGCCGGGCCCGCTGCACGGCCTGCCGATGACGGTGAAGGAATCCTTCGATGTCGCCGGCCTGCCCACCACCTGGGGCAACCCCGCCCACCGCAACAACATCGCGGCGGCCGACGCCGAAGCGGTGCGGCGGCTCAAGGCCGCGGGCGCGGTGGTGTTCGGCAAGACCAACATACCGCTGATGCTGGCCGACTGGCAGAGCTTCAACGAGATCCACGGCGCGACGAACAACCCCTGGGACCTGTCGCGCACGCCCGGGGGCTCCTCCGGCGGATCGGCCGCGGCGCTGGCAGCAGGCCTGGCCGGATTCGAATACGGCAGCGACATCGGCGGCTCGCTGCGCATCCCGGCGCACTTCTGCGGCGTGTACGCGCACAAGCCGAGCTGGGGCGTCGTGCCGCCCGCCGGCCACTGGGTGTCGGCGGGGCCGCGCACCGACATCTCGGTCGTCGGGCCGATGGGCCGCAGCGCGGCGGACCTGCAGCTCGGCCTGGAACTGACGGCCGGCCCGGACGGCGCCGACGCGCGCGCCTGGAAGCTGGAGCTGCCGCCCTGCCCGCACACGACGCCGCGCGGCTTCCGCGTCGCCGTGCTGCTGGATGCGGCGCCCGCCGAAGTCGACGGTGAAGTGCAGGCCGCCGTGGAAGCGGCCGCGCGCTTCCTCGAACGCGAGGGCGCGAAGGTGTCCTGGGACGCACGCCCCGATCTCGACTTCGACGCCGTCTCGCGCGACGCCACGCTGCTGATCCGCGCGACCACGTCCGGCCGCATGCCGCCCGCCGATTACGAACGCTTCCAGCAGGAGCGCGCCGCGCTCGATCCCGCCGACGACCGCTATCCGGCCCGCTTCGCTCGCGGCATTGCCGCCACCCATCGCGACTGGCTGCAGGCGAACGCCCGCCGCTACGCCATGCAGAAGGCCTGGGAGCGGTTCTTCTCCGATCACGACGTGCTGCTGTGCCCAGCCGCCTCGACCGTCGCCTTCAAGCACGACCACTCGCTGCCGCGCCACGAGCGGCTGGTGCCGGTGAACGGCCGCATGCTGCCCTCGATCGACCAGGTCTTCTGGGCCGGCCTCGCGGGCATCCCCTACCTGCCCGCCACCGTGGCGCCCGCCGGCCGCTCGCGCGAAGGCCTGCCGATCGGCGTGCAGATCATCGGCCGGCAGTACGCCGACCTCACCTGCATCGCACTCGCGCGCATGCTCGAACTTGGCTTCCGCGGCTTCGAGCCGCCGCCCTTTCCCTGA
- a CDS encoding alpha/beta fold hydrolase has protein sequence MTAPALSHSFVTVDGCRTSLWRGGEGPPLLFLHGAQGVPAPLPFMNELAKRFEVLAPEHPGFGLTDVPPWLDNIHDVAYFYLDFLRALDLRGVYVVGQALGGWIAAEVAVRDTSRIARLALAGATGLHVPHAPTLDVFSVDDTQMADYLFHDPKLAAAARQRAAEAHASPIAKKNRQSLERLARATAFTDPHLHKWLHRIDVPVLLLWGEQDRPVPVAQGRVWESLIPGARLQLLRECGHLPHVEKSAEYVAALQAFAA, from the coding sequence GTGACGGCTCCCGCGCTCTCCCATTCGTTCGTCACGGTCGACGGTTGCCGCACCAGCCTCTGGCGTGGCGGCGAGGGGCCGCCGCTGCTCTTCCTGCACGGCGCGCAGGGCGTGCCCGCGCCGCTGCCATTCATGAACGAGCTGGCCAAGCGGTTCGAGGTGCTCGCGCCCGAGCATCCGGGGTTCGGCCTCACCGATGTGCCGCCGTGGCTGGACAACATCCACGACGTCGCCTACTTCTATCTCGACTTCCTGCGTGCGCTCGATCTCAGGGGCGTCTATGTCGTCGGCCAGGCGCTCGGTGGCTGGATCGCCGCCGAGGTGGCGGTGCGTGACACGTCGCGCATCGCCCGGCTGGCGCTCGCGGGCGCGACGGGACTGCACGTGCCGCACGCGCCGACGCTGGACGTGTTCTCGGTCGACGACACGCAGATGGCGGACTACCTGTTCCATGACCCGAAGCTCGCGGCGGCCGCCCGCCAGCGCGCCGCCGAAGCGCACGCGAGTCCGATCGCGAAGAAGAACCGGCAGAGCCTGGAGCGGCTCGCGCGCGCGACGGCGTTCACCGATCCGCACCTGCACAAATGGCTGCACCGCATCGACGTGCCGGTCCTGCTGCTGTGGGGTGAGCAGGACCGGCCGGTGCCCGTGGCGCAGGGCCGCGTCTGGGAGTCCCTGATCCCGGGCGCGAGGCTGCAGTTGCTGCGCGAATGCGGCCACCTGCCGCACGTGGAGAAGTCGGCCGAATACGTCGCGGCTCTGCAGGCGTTCGCCGCATGA
- a CDS encoding ABC transporter substrate-binding protein encodes MKFLMSLALAASASLCGLFAGAAHAAELKTLRVSIIPIIDAAPLIVARKLGFFEQEGLQVDTSPTAGGAVGIPAVIGGSVDITFGNVVSTMLAAGQGLPVRVIAPATNFPDSPTVSVLIGRKADSWQKPSDFEGKAIGVNTRNGINWLYARAWVKARGGDPEKVTYREVPFPQLADAIKRKQIDAGITGEPFKTAFLRDPELAIVGSPFIEVQPGMDVGQYVTTADFVEKNPEVVAKFARALRKGITWFNDNRTNPQLHEIVAEFTRLPVATVSEIKLQPLPMNVNVEQIQKTTEVMRAHGMLQAPLDAAKFIAPVARGN; translated from the coding sequence GTGAAATTCCTGATGAGCCTCGCGCTGGCTGCCAGCGCCTCCCTCTGCGGCCTGTTCGCGGGCGCCGCCCACGCCGCCGAACTGAAGACGCTGCGCGTGAGCATCATCCCCATCATCGACGCGGCGCCGTTGATCGTGGCGCGCAAGCTGGGATTCTTCGAGCAGGAGGGCTTGCAGGTCGACACCTCGCCCACCGCCGGCGGCGCGGTCGGCATCCCGGCCGTGATCGGCGGCTCGGTCGACATCACCTTCGGCAACGTCGTCTCCACCATGCTGGCCGCGGGCCAGGGCTTGCCGGTGCGCGTGATCGCGCCGGCCACGAACTTCCCCGACAGTCCCACCGTGTCGGTGCTGATCGGCCGCAAGGCGGACAGCTGGCAGAAGCCGTCCGACTTCGAAGGCAAGGCGATCGGCGTGAACACGCGCAACGGCATCAACTGGCTCTACGCGCGCGCATGGGTCAAGGCGCGCGGCGGCGACCCCGAGAAGGTGACCTACCGCGAAGTGCCGTTCCCGCAGCTGGCCGATGCGATCAAGCGCAAGCAGATCGATGCGGGCATCACGGGCGAGCCGTTCAAGACCGCGTTCCTGCGCGATCCGGAGCTGGCGATCGTCGGCTCGCCGTTCATCGAGGTGCAGCCCGGCATGGACGTCGGCCAGTACGTGACCACGGCCGATTTCGTGGAGAAGAACCCGGAGGTCGTGGCGAAGTTCGCGCGGGCCCTGCGCAAGGGCATCACGTGGTTCAACGACAACCGCACCAACCCGCAGCTGCACGAGATCGTGGCCGAGTTCACCCGGCTGCCCGTCGCGACGGTCAGCGAGATCAAGCTGCAGCCGCTGCCGATGAACGTCAACGTCGAGCAGATCCAGAAAACCACGGAGGTGATGCGCGCGCACGGCATGCTGCAGGCGCCACTGGATGCCGCCAAGTTCATCGCGCCGGTCGCAAGGGGCAACTGA